GCCAAACAGAATGTCAAAGTGGGGTTCTGAGTACGGGTGctaaaatatagcaaatatgCGAAATAAACACGTAATGACTTGACTGATTTCAGCTTGAATATAGCAAGTACGGGAACGAGTTCAAAACGTCTTTCACGTGGGTAGGCCCTACTACTGACTTTGCAGCACTATATTTATAacactgttgacaaaatctcaacaacaataaattgtggGTTCATCGTAATTGGTATTGCATGCattagtgaattttcaaaaatgacattcataattGCATATATTTTTCAACTTGGGTAGCAAGAAAACCGACGACTCTGAGTGACTGGCATTGGGCGTTCGTTCGTGTGCAAACATCGCGTGCAAGTTACAGACGATGGGCGGTACGTTGGGAGTAGGGAATATTAGCGATAAACAAAACGGCCAGTTTAGCCTACCCGGGATATTATAATGCATACGTCATCCACCCTCTGATGTGATTTTCCTCTAATTaacgccaaataaataaatatatttgtaaaaatacattattacgTCGACGCCGACTTCATTGACGTCGACAAATCGACGTCAGCATTTATACTACGACTGATACCTGGAACTTATCTACCGAACTGAGTGTAGCTAGGTAAGTTTGGAATGTGATGAGTTGGTTTTGAgtgatgtttttttgttgttcaggaGCGCGAACGAACGAATTGAATATAGAAGTATCGAGCATCGATATCTTGTATGGCTTCTGCAAGTTCCGCGATGACAAACAGGAATATTGACCCCACAGTGACCTGACTATACCATTATTCAATAGGCGGGGCCGTATTCTCAACAATACACACCAATAATAGTGTGGTTCCGATcacggtggagggactgtgttccgataatgtgctttttcaaaacttgaagttgaatgcgaggtcagaaaaatgtcagtctttaaaatcattgttgagtagaggtcattttcaaatagactgTACAACATGAGGTACACACGGGTGCCACAAAAACACCCGCCAACTCATAAAACCCTTCATATTATTTATtcattgtacactgtgattAACATAATGTGGTGATCAGATTATTTCGAGGTCATAAGCTGACTCGCGAGCCACGCAGGTTTTATGTCTGTGAAATCATTGCACTTTCGAATTCgagaaagtaaaaaagatttACAACGGCGGTAGGTTCAAGTGCATTACAACCAATCCAGGTCTCTCCCTTGATGTTCGGACATTGCAACCTCTTCTTTGGTTCTTCTTTAACAGCTTAATGTTACAAACGACGTCTGCAAAGAGTCTACCATCGTGGCGTATAATAAGTCAGAGAGTGTCGCGTCGTCTCCAGTCTTGACCCGTACGTACAGACTCGTCCGAAAGTCAAAGCCTAAAAGTATTCCTCCGCACTGCGCTGAACCCGCTCTCACgaccaaaaaaataatcatacgaAGTTCACACCCGCTCCTACTTCCGAGTTTCgaatatacacagaaaatgtgtctaAGCGTTCGTTTGTCGTAAAATCCtttcacataaacaaaaatctttcatccatggaatacaacatagtcctaggcgtattcataaaaaattaggtcaaaaGGCATGTGTAACTTATAGCTTGCATACGTCACTCGTAATATGAAAGTACGAGCCAGTACTTCTGCTCGTACAATGTCAGTTTCGAGACAATTACATACCTCCCAAATTTGTAAGAGGGCTATTTCATGTTTTTGACGCAACAATAGTAAAGGTAATATGCCTGGCCTTGGTGACCTTGGCGGATTTATTTCTTCTCTTGATCTGTCTGGGTGTAGAAAGTACACTTATCTTCAGACGCCATTAAATTTTACGAAGAAcactaaaatgtcaaaaaaccTATCAGACAGATAAGTGGGTTTACCTATCGTTCCCAGTTCCTTAGCGATGATTGTAAACTATACGTACTTACTTTTTGAAGTTTTGTGGTCAGCTATTGCACTGTGTACTTCGTTTACGATTCAGAATTGTgatgtaaattaatgaaaatttttattgaaaCAAGACCGACAAGAAGCGGCAAAACAGCGTCAATGCGCCATGAGAGCAACTTTTCCAGCACAGACCACGTCATGTTGGACAAGTTGCATGTGTTCGTCGAAAAGACACTCGTCTCACACCATACAAGTGACAACTGACTGGGTGAACACGTTGAAGTGTCGATATACGCAAAATGCAAAACGGTCGTGAAAGGTTCCACTTAAAGAGACTAAATTCTACAACTATATGCAAAAGTGCGAGACCAAGGAAATGTCTTTTCAGCGATATTTTTGCTTGTACCCGAGAGTTTGCTACAAGTACGGTCGTATCCTTGTCGACTGTAACCACCAAGGCGAATGTATGGGTGTTTGCACGTCATTCATGTTTGTTTCTCTATGGAATGTGCAGTCaggacaaatttcatcaaatttgtttctATTGATTTGACCGTCTCGTAATATCTGAACTGGATATTAACCAAATAAAATACCGACACCTTCaataacaaaatgtaaaaaagttaCTTTTCCAAAATACAAACCTTGACAGCCTTGATATTCGACAATATTTTCGAGGTCGTGATAAAACTCTAATATCGCAGTGTAAACTATTAGATTTCCCAAGTGTCTGAATTCTGAAATATTAGAACGACACCCTTATGCGCAAAAAGCAAAAACCTTTGTCACTGGGTTAATGACGTCATCTTGCCTAGGTCGACTTCAATACCACATATCTTGTTAATTCTGGTTTTGAATGTGAAAGTGCAATAATTACCATACGATTAAATTCAGTCAAAAGGGAATACGCAACTACATGTACCTCAAAGACATGTTTAGAGGTTTGCGCATGCGTAGACAAGAAATAAACTCTACGACCGGAACAACAGCGTTTCACCATCTATACAATATTTATTTGTGTCAGCCGATCTGTGAAATTCAACTTGAATATTGTCGAAAATTGTTGTCAGAGCCTGCTGTTACTATACGGACGCTCAATTCTTTTAACGTTTTTCACCACGATCGCGTTGCTGTGATTCAAATGCATGCCGTGTACGTACACACACGTTGCTAGGAGTGCCAAAGCTGTACTGTTCATTCCTAAAAACTATTATGGGAGGGCGGCTTAATGGCGTCTTATTAATTACTTTCGGGCGTTATTTCTCCAATCTAATAACTTTCTAAGTTTTCTACAATGTTCAAGGTCACCTTTCAAGTTTGTTTGACCTATTTACCTGATCTAGGCGatttttaccgatatttgtcGAACATTGATATTCGTCGTTGGTACTTGCTGCTACTGGCGTCGATAAAATAGGAAATCTGTTCCTTTAAAACTGGCTAAATTGTCGATCACCAGGAGttaacataaaaaataatgcAGCAGTGAGGTTATAACTATCGCATAGAGACACAATAAAGCCTTATGAAGCAGCGACAGTTAAAGATAAGACCTTTTACAAAACAGGAAAACCGATGACGACTTTTCTTTATTACTCTTAAAAATTTTTTAACAAGAGAAACATTCAGAAGGGTGACGGACGGATACATGCAATGCACAGTTCCTTTAATAAACCATTGTCAGGCATCAATTCTATCTGATACCCTGAACGTGAAACATACACACGGTTATTGATAAGCAGTCTCGTGAACAAAAGAAGTTAATTAGCATTAATCAGCACTTGAATATaaaagcaatttttttattttgagagagagagagagagagagagagagagagagagagagagagagagagagagagagagagagatgtgccATGGTGACAAGCGACAACTGTGAGTTCACGCATACAATGTTTGACTGGAGTCCCAGATACTGTTATACAGTATGGTTTTTAACCCATGATTCCCTGTAATGTAACATGTGAACTCATATAAATGTACCATGTCACGTTGTTATAGATACAACGCAACTACAGTGAACGTAAACAGAGCGTCAGTGTGATATCGTGTACAATATGGTGTGAAGAAGCTGCAAAATACAACCAGATAACCATCAAAACTGTACCGATATATTTGTTTATGTTCTGTTATTCTACGCTTGCAGGTTAGCCATATTATATCATGACAGCAATCTCACATAAAATGTTACGCAACGAATGGAGACATAACTTTGTCTGATTTTATGACGCAACTTTGTGACAGGATTGTGTGGGATGCTTCACATACCACCAAGGTGAGATCAACAATATTTGAGGCAGAGAATGGTGTTCCTGTGAACCTGGTTCTTACCGGTTTTAAAGCACAGGTCAGTTTCCTACAGGAAAACACAATATGTATTCTACGATTTTTGATGACTTGCATATCTTTTGACAGAGTGCAAACGACAATGACTTGTCCGAACGCCAAAGCAGTGACTGGAGTACGAGTCGGTGAGTCATCGTTgtacacagcgccctctagtgggGGACTATCTTAACCTGTCGTGCGTGTTTTGTAAGGCAAGGCGTATAAATAAGCTTGCATGTTTCGGCTCTGTGTTTGAGTCTACTAGaaaaatatctctctctctctctctctctctctctcgctctgaGTCCGATCCCTCTTCAGCGCAAGCGACGTCCCTCGACCTAACTCGAACGCGATCGAACACCTCAGGATGTTTACGTACGCCACGTCGACAGCGTGGAGGGTGACGTCTTCGGATAATTTTAATCATTCCGTCACACAGAGGTCAAACAGGGGTCATGATGTCAACAGTTAGTAAACATATAACAACCGTTTCTGTCCAAACTTCTCGTCTGCAAATTAAAATTGTGATCCAGAAGATGTCGGTAAATTTAGGCCATGACATTCTGTACTTTGATTCTGTAATGACACCGACTAACAAATTTGGTCTTCGACAGGCCAACCAATCTTCAAATCTGATAGCAGTACTTCATGATCAACAGAAGTAAATTCCATATATCTATTTTAAGGttgtgtgcgcctcgaaagtgaaagacttgaagttTTGTtccaactttcctcaaggaatatttcaaccattctctttcaaaatcaggaataaccggggggggggggggatcaccgtgcaaccTTTGGTACTAGGTGAACAAatcacccaagatttaccgatatgaaattaaaaatggccgccgccactgtgttaactctattgaaaaaaataaaattttggattttcgagaaaacaagatggtgaaaagttttcgtACACCAAGAGCTCAAAATGAACctcaacaagtggtaggtctgaaaagaattgtaaaagtttgagagtccgaatgtctgtccccgcggcgcattctaccataacGTTAGATAGGCCAATTTTCTTTGCTAGTTTTCGGTGTAGTAACCTTTGTGGTGACAGGGAGATACTCGTGAATATCGCATTAACATTTATACATTCAAATTTGTTATTGACTGCACCGTCGCGTGTTAAGAAgaaactgaaaatatttcagattgGCAGGTAGAAGTAAAACTGGCCAAAATAGCATGATCATCACCGGAAAAGGGAACCTCAATTCACAACACCAGGCACGCAAATTGTAATGATTACCCTGGCAGAGTTTTCGAGGTCGAGGAACGCCGCGAAACATGAGTCACTGATAAAACGTACTGGGTGACCTCATCGGCGATTGAGATAACATGACGTCACTCACTTGTGTATAAAAGTCACTGGGCAGTCTCGCCAGGTTCCAGCTAGTTCTCGCGTCTCGATACATTGCAGTCGACACACGCGAGGTTGTTCTCTCTCCATCTGCGCAAAACCAAGTCTTTCTTTCCGACAGTTTGATCACTTCCAGCAGACATCATTGAAGAAACGTGCATTAGAATTTGACGAGCCATATACACAGTTGCTGTCTTTCCTCTTGGATCAATATGGGTGTAAGTATGTTTCTCTAATTCCAATCACTAGAGAAACtgaacatatttacatgtaaagggcTTCAGCGGCACCGCAAACACCTGTTACTTAGATTAatacaaagggggggggggttaaactCGGATGTTTCAACCATTTATCTGATGGACGGGTTCTATCGGTGAATCGTTTTCCTAAAATTGATTGACAAAAACCCGATGGATATGAAGAAATGAAATGTCTACCGAATACTGAATGTATCGGCATTTCAAGCCTGCCAGTATTTTCACCTCACTTCTGCTTaatcatatttgcatattgtccGCATCGTAGTCCCATTATGCACGCTTcactgaaagtgaaaaaaatagcaGCAAACTTTATGACGATATCGTCGATTCTCGCACTATGTTCATGGAACACTGGCGAAGTACGTACTGACGTCATCGCTTTATAAATTTCAACCTAAACAGCGCCAGGTTATATCAGTTCACATCGGCCAAGCTGGAGTGCAGGTGGGCAATGCATGTTGGGAGCTGTACTGCTTGGAGCATGGTATCCAGCCTGATGGAGTGTTGTCCAGTGATCATACAGACGATGGCCACGAATCCTTCGGCACGTTCTTCAGCGAGGTAGGGTCCGGCAGACACGTACCAAGGGCCGTATTTGTCGACCTGGAAGCAACTGTGATAGGTGAGTTATTTTCTCTACTCTGTACTTGTAGATAAGATAACGGCCCGGGGCATAGTGGTTTCAATATTGTCATAACTTCCCTACTACACGTTTTGCTATTGGTTATTAATATTTTAACTGCTTCCATATTAGACAATCTTTTCTCTGTCTTTATCACTCCTGTATCAAGTACACCGAAATTTTATCGAGTTGCGCCGTGAGTAACACTTCAAACTGACAAATCCGTTGACATATTTGTGGATAAAATTGATACAGTAAACACATGGTGGAATACTAGGTTTCAGTGTTTAATTTATCAACTCAATCAGTTGATAGGGTGCATAGATTAGTCAATTACATAGCGTTTTATAGGCAACGCGGCACCTTACAAGGTTGTCAGTAAAGTTGCTGAAAGGAGGGAGTTAATTGACTGTTGCTTTTTACAAATCTGTTTTCCACCCTTTCCATTTATTCATCTATTAGTCGATCAGAAacgcgtatatatatatatatatatatatatatatatatatatatatatatatatatatatatatatatatatatatatcacaacaAATGCAGACAAGCATATAATTTTATCTCTTGCTCAGTCCTTATAAGAATCGTATGCTCAACGTATTATTAAAGTGTAAGTATTATTGTCACGTAGATGAGGTCCGCACGGGAACGTATCGTCAGCTTTTCCACCCTGAGCAACTCATCTCGGGTAAGGAAGACGCCGCCAACAACTACGCACGTGGTCACAATACAGTTGGTAAAGACATGATAGACCACGTACTGGACAGGTTGCGAAAACTGGTAAGCAATTCTCGGTACCTCAAATACGATTTTGCCGGCTAAGTGGGTCATAAAAGTCTGTGGCGGtcgaccatattttcaatatggcggatTCCTACAGGTAAAACACATAGGATTACAGAACCTTCCAGAGTgaatctttcagccattctcttagcaaatcagcaataaaaatcaggggtcatcttgcaaagtttggaactagagaaacaaagtactcaacattttgcgatatttaaaattcaaaatggcccatcattcctgtgttaactctttgggtaaaaattaaattttggattttcgaaaaactaagccggtgaaagtttttctctctccaagagctttaaaatgagtccccacaagcgGTTGTAGTTCATaacagaattgtagaaatttcaaagtccgattatctgtccccgaggcgcgtccTACCTTTAAGTTAATCCTGACGGTCGTAGGGTATCCCATTATATATGCCCCTTTTGCAAAACCTTCTTATGAATCCAGAAACGGCATTCTTAAAATcaattgttttcattgttctaAACTGCATCAGACACTAACAGATTCGTGATCCCAAGTATCGGTATTCTTGACTTGCTATAAatcttaaaataaattattgacCTGTTTTTATGTTACAGTCTGACCAGTGCGACGGTTTGCAGGGATTTCTCCTTTTCCACAGTTTTGGCGGTGGGACCGGTTCCGGATTCACAGCCCTACTGATGGAGCGCCTCTCGGTTGACTACGGTAAAATGCCCAAACTCGAGTTTGCCGTCTACCCTTCTCCGCAAACTTCAACTGCAGTCGTCGAACCGTACAACTCAATATTGACGACATCTGCGACAATGGAACACTCCGACTGCACATTCCTCGTCGACAATGAAGCTCTGTACGACATTTGCCGTCGCAACCTTGAATTAGAGCGCCCAACATATACAAACTTGAACCGCCTGATAGCCCAAGTTGTATCCTCGACCACCGCCTCGCTCCGATTCGACGGCGCCCTCAACGTCGATCTTGTTGAATTCCAGACAAATCTGGTTCCATACCCGAGAATCCATTTCCCGATGACGTCCTATGCTCCTATAATTTCACCCGAGAGGGCCTATCACGAGAACCTGAGCAGTGCAGACATCGCTAGCGAATGTTTCGTGCCGGCCAACCAGATGGTAAAATGCGACCCACGCCGCGGCAAGTACATGGCCTGCTGTATGTTATTTAGAGGCGATATCGTACCGAAAGATGTCAGTCAGGCCATAGCAACCATCAAGACCAAACGTACCATCCACTTTGTCGATTGGTGTCCCACGGTTTCAAAGTCGGCATCAACTACCAACCACCCACCGTTGTACCTGGGGGCGACATTGCAAAAGTGTCGCGTGCGGCGTGCATGCTGAGCAACACTACCGCCATAGCCGAGGCCTGGGCTCGCCTCAACCACAAGTTCGACTTGATGTACGCCAAGCGTGCTTTCGTCCACTGGTATGTCGGTGAAGGTATGGAGGAAGGAGAGTTCTATGAAGCCCGTGAAAATTTGGCGGCTCTGGAAAGGGACTACGAGGAGGTTGGCATGGATACAATTGAGGCAGAGGCAGCGGAGGGAGATGAGGAGTACTATTAAGCAACGAAAAGCCAAACTTATACAGAGTACATCAAACCACAACCTGCTATTTCGCTTCATATTATTTGTCTAAAAAGAcgttattttatatatttgaatCGATTGAAACATATTATACACATCCCTCTTGAGAAAGACGAAACATGAGAGCAGGAGAAGGCGCCGCTCGCGGTAGAAGCTTCAATTTCGATCGAAATATTATCCTTGTTTGTTAAGTTTCTTTCATGACACTAGCAACGgttagaaataattaatttgttaaaaaatgcacatttaaTAATTATAAATGGGAAAAGTAGACTTATGtacaaataatgacatcataatCAGGGAAAGCACTTACTTATTTTTCAAGTAATCTGTTACAAATCTGAATATTCGCCAAGTATCTTGTCTATATGCTTTTTAACGACTTCAAGCGATAAAATGTACAGCCAGGTTACACAGTACCAACTGTTGCCCTAGAGGGCGCCATTTAGAACTCCCAGCGTCGATCTGGTGGTAGTGACGAAGACTGCTATTATTCCTTCAATCTGCAACTTAGAATTTTAGAATGAAGAATATGATGCAATTGTGTGTAACACTCTACGATGAGTGTCTCGTTTCTTTGTCATTAATAAGGATTGTCTGAATTTCAAAGAGAGTGCAATATTCTTACTTTTCTCAGCgatttaagtttttttttctgcttttgTAGTTTGACGTCACGCCCACTCAACGTCGTGTAAATGCTGCTATTTGACTAGACAAATAAATCCAAATGTAAAAAGCAAGCCTTTGATTTTGTGAATAATTTACCTTCAACTGTAAAGAAAACTTATCTGTGTTTACGAAACGTTCATGTGTGGCATTTTACTGAGTCGGTCTAGGAGTCAGGTTTTGACGATTTTCAGTAACGTTAACTCACACCAGTGCTAAAACTTGACCTGTTCATCCCCATAATGCCCTGAAAACAGGTCTATCGcctttgataacaatgggtttgggccaaacatGGCGCCGAAAGAGTTGTTTCGACACggtttttggagtagaacaagaaaatgctattcattgcataacaacaaTAATCGTGGAAAATACACCGAAAGTTACTGGTGATTGAATTTTAAGTTTAGCCTGAGAAAACGGCTGAATTGTTGCGaggtttgagaaaaaaaaagcaCGCATGGCATTTTGCATCCGTTCATTGGTCTCAGCTTAAATCAGAACGGTGTGCACCGCCAGTATACTATAGATATATCGAAGTTCgcacatattttgatttttctttttatgtACATGCTCTGCTATCACTCAACATCCTTTACACAATGGACGATAATCGTCACATCTTCAATATAATAAGCCTTTCAATTAAACATTTCGGTAGGACAAGGTGAAACAAATATAGGTATAAAGCACGGAAATATCTCGATGACAATGTTAATCGCTGAAAAGTTAACCTAAGTCCAAGTGCCACTAGTGTATAAAATTATCGAAAAACAGGTATTTTATGTCGTCGACTCTAAGAATGAACGTAACTAACATTCTCTATTAAAATATCCGAGAACTGTAAGTCTAATCTATTTTGCATCATATCAATATCTGTTTGATAATCCGCGAAGCGGTGACATTATCCTTTATTCTGgcaaaaaaagtgaaataaacaAGGCAGTTCTTAACTCGGAGTGAAATAATACGAGTTAAGAATTTTGTTTGCAGTAAACTCGACTGTGAAATAACCAATGCCGTGTAAATTATGAATGGGTTAGCACAAGTGCTCATACTTTCTGATAATCATGTTGAAGGGGAAGAGTCGTCAGACCTGCGcctgtgtgagtttcttgtttacaaacaatgtatttcgttcacgatatctagatgcacctcatcaacatagctgcaacatttaaattatacgatgaagATTATTACAGACATGTTtttactttcatcaatcaccatagtgccttggatacagtgtttacattggtcgtatgggtcccacacGACCTCTGAACTGACCCCGTTGTCACTCTTTCAACGTCAGTTGCCGGCAGAACTGGTTCGGAAAAGCAAGGCTTCAAAGCAGAATCCCGCTTTCACACTGGTAAAATGGCAAGAGATAATGATGTTTTTTTGCACATGAATGACTCGCCAATTCTCAGTATTTTGGATCGAGATTCTACGGTTTGCATCGGCCAAATGACGAAAGTGACGAGAACAGTTTACCGCCTTACCAAACGTCACCGTCCTGGGCCATTGAATTTTTAGAACCCCCTTAAGTAATTGGATGGCTATaatttttttgcctttgaatGCACAGTTAACACACATTACTAGTAATTCTGACAGCAAATTCTGACAGACGAACCACATCAGGCTTTCCTcatcacaaaaaatatttgatgtCGTATGTTGAGAGACTTACTAAGAGACAGCGAATATGGGtatgatatttattttgcaaaaaaggtTTTGTTCTCAGTAACTGCGGGGTAGACCGCGAGGCTTTGAAGATATGAACGGTAAACAAGTTTAAAATATCGACAATGCTGTTTTTCCTACAACAGTGTACTACTAGTCCGGCTTCAATCACGATTACTTATAATACTGGgctaaaatttacatttcttggAACGTCCATATTATCTGCCGTGTAATCCTGTCAGGGACAGAAAACGGATCAATATCTCCAAATGAACTTCCAAAAGGCTCCAGTGTTCTACTTCttatatttgtctttttttggtTTACTTATTTTCTTCTCTTGGTTTTAGTTCTTACTTCAATAGTCCATTTCGTCTTCTTCATCTTGTTCGGCTCCGGTGGAGTCGACACCGACTTCTTCGTAGTCCTTCTCCAGAGCTGCCAAATCTTCACGGGCCTCGGAGAATTCACCTTCCTCCATACCCTCACCCACGTACCAGTGGACGAAAGCACGCTTGGCGTACATCAAGTCGAACTTGTGGTCAAGACGAGCCCAGGCTTCGGCGATGGCTGTCGTGTTGCTCATCATGCACACCGCTCGAACAACTTTCGCTAGATCGCCGCCTGGTACAACTGTCGGTGGCTGGTGGTTGATACCCACTTTGAAGCCAGTTGGACACCAGTCGACGAACTGGATGGTACGTTTGGTCTTGATGGTGGCGATGGCTGCATTGACGTCTTTTGGTACAACATCACCACGGTACAACATACAGCAGGCCATGTACTTGCCGTGACGTGGATCGCATTTTACCATCTGGTTGGCTGGATCGAAGCAGGCATTGGTGATGTCTGCTACCTTAAGCTGTTCATGGTAGGCCTTCTCAATGGGAAGAATAGGGGCATACGTCATCATCGGAAAATGAATTCGCGGATAAGGCACCAGGTTGGTTTGAAATTCGATCAAATCTATGTTGAGGGCGCCGTCAAACCTCAGGGACGCCGTTGTTGAAGAAACCACCTGAGCGATGAGACGGTTCAAGTTGGTATACGTCGGGCGTTCAATGTCGAGGTTCCGTCTGCAGATGTCGTAGATGGCCTCGTTGTCGACCAGAAAGGCACAGTCGGAATGTTCTATCGTGGCGTGGGTGGTCAACACCGAGTTGTAAGGCTCGACGACTGCGGTGGCAACTTGAGGGGCCGGGTAGATAGCGAACTCCAATTTCGACCTCTTACCGTAGTCGATGGAAAGACGCTCCATCAGCAAAGATGTGAATCCTGAGCCAGTGCCTCCCCCAAAACTGTGGAAGATCAGGAAACCTTGGAGACCTATACACCATTCAGCctatgaacaaaataaagtaCTTTTATTACATTTCATTCCTTTATAAATTGATTTTATAGCCCTTGTATTGACCCGTAATATTTCTCGC
This genomic window from Ptychodera flava strain L36383 chromosome 10, AS_Pfla_20210202, whole genome shotgun sequence contains:
- the LOC139141999 gene encoding tubulin alpha-3 chain-like, with translation MRECISIHIGQAGVQIGNACWELYCLEHGIQPDGYMTSEESLHDDDAFNTFFHETGGGRHVPRTVFVDLEPSVVDEVRRGSYRQLFHPEQLITGKEDAANNYARGNYTVGKEIIDLVADRIRKIAEWCIGLQGFLIFHSFGGGTGSGFTSLLMERLSIDYGKRSKLEFAIYPAPQVATAVVEPYNSVLTTHATIEHSDCAFLVDNEAIYDICRRNLDIERPTYTNLNRLIAQVVSSTTASLRFDGALNIDLIEFQTNLVPYPRIHFPMMTYAPILPIEKAYHEQLKVADITNACFDPANQMVKCDPRHGKYMACCMLYRGDVVPKDVNAAIATIKTKRTIQFVDWCPTGFKVGINHQPPTVVPGGDLAKVVRAVCMMSNTTAIAEAWARLDHKFDLMYAKRAFVHWYVGEGMEEGEFSEAREDLAALEKDYEEVGVDSTGAEQDEEDEMDY